From the genome of Chroicocephalus ridibundus chromosome 1, bChrRid1.1, whole genome shotgun sequence, one region includes:
- the LOC134525355 gene encoding claudin-8-like, which translates to MACCVLQITGLIFGGVGMVGTLATTIMPQWRVSAHIDSNIVVFETIWEGLWMDCVSHLGIRLQCKFYDSVLALPQPLEAFRALMCIAVILSIISFLMAIVGVKYTHRTKEDSRGISVFILAAGVAFLLTGILVLIPVSWTAGSIIHDFYDPKVPTPLKRELGAALYVGWVSAALLIAAGAMYCSFWCWADASAKSRYPSLSRHRLHKPDSAGGPSPSVHAYV; encoded by the coding sequence ATGGCTTGCTGTGTATTACAAATCACTGGTCTAATATTTGGAGGCGTCGGCATGGTCGGGACTTTGGCAACCACAATTATGCCACAGTGGAGAGTTTCTGCCCACATTGATAGCAACATCGTGGTGTTTGAGACCATCTGGGAAGGACTGTGGATGGACTGTGTCAGTCATCTGGGCATCAGGCTGCAGTGCAAATTCTACGATTCTGTCCTGGCTCTCCCGCAACCCTTGGAGGCATTCAGAGCACTCATGTGCATTGCAGTGATCTTGTCAATCATTTCCTTTTTGATGGCTATTGTTGGCGTGAAGTACACTCACAGGACCAAGGAGGATTCCCGGGGCATCAGTGTCTTCATACTGGCAGCTGGAGTTGCCTTTCTCCTGACGGGCATCCTCGTTCTGATCCCTGTGTCCTGGACTGCAGGTAGCATCATTCACGACTTCTATGATCCGAAAGTCCCTACGCCACTGAAACGAGAACTAGGAGCTGCTCTCTATGTGGGCTGGGTGAGCGCTGCACTTCTCATCGCTGCGGGAGCAATGTACTGTAGCTTCTGGTGCTGGGCTGATGCATCTGCAAAATCCAGGTATCCGTCGCTTTCCCGTCACAGATTGCACAAACCTGACTCTGCAGGAGGGCCATCCCCAAGCGTGCATGCCTACGTGTAG
- the LOC134525287 gene encoding claudin-8-like, which yields MVGGALQIAGLLLGGIGMIGTFAVTGMPQWRVSAFIENNIIVFETIWEGLWMHCVRQANIRMQCKVYDSVLALSPDLQASRGLMCAGSVLSFLAFVVAIIGMKCTRCVRSTWQAKGYIILTAGLLFILSGAVELIPVCWVANTIISDFYNPAVNVAQKRELGEALYLGWAAAFCLIAAGAIFCCFYRCCEKTRSYGYSAPTHYSTDSQHLHRKTESSYSKSQYV from the coding sequence ATGGTCGGCGGTGCTTTGCAGATTGCCGGGCTGCTCCTTGGTGGCATTGGCATGATCGGGACATTCGCTGTCACGGGCATGCCACAGTGGAGAGTGTCTGCCTTCATCGAGAACAACATCATCGTGTTTGAGACCATTTGGGAAGGCCTGTGGATGCACTGCGTCAGGCAAGCCAACATCAGGATGCAGTGCAAGGTCTACGACTCCGTGCTGGCCCTCTCGCCGGACCTGCAGGCATCCAGAGGGCTGATGTGTGCTGGGTCGGTGCTCTCGTTCCTCGCTTTTGTGGTTGCCATTATTGGGATGAAGTGCACACGGTGCGTGCGGAGCACCTGGCAAGCCAAGGGCTATATTATTCTGACGGCTGGGCTCCTCTTCATCCTCTCGGGTGCTGTCGAGCTCATTCCAGTCTGCTGGGTTGCCAACACCATCATCAGTGACTTCTACAACCCCGCGGTCAATGTTGCCCAGAAAAGGGAGCTTGGAGAGGCCCTCTACCTGGGCTGggcagctgccttctgcctcatTGCTGCCGGAGCCATATTCTGTTGCTTTTACCGCTGTTGTGAGAAAACCAGAAGCTATGGATACTCCGCACCAACCCACTACTCCACTGACAGCCAGCATTTGCACAGGAAGACCGAAAGCTCATACTCCAAAAGTCAGTATGTCTAG